One Streptomyces sp. SAI-135 DNA segment encodes these proteins:
- a CDS encoding metallophosphoesterase produces the protein MTQGAGQGPEVERTAVLRDFRVPAYVNETGPYGHSTHPGDVIPAHEEAYPEGYTPTEQDLPVIDHGEGFQPVADPAEQAVDGPGPLFVVGDVHGYLDELMAALHEKGLVDAAGNWCAGTARLWFLGDFTDRGPDGIGVIDLVMRLSAEAAAAGGYCKALMGNHELLLIGAKRFGDTPVNSGAGTATFQAAWLLNGGQKTDMDRLQDHHLQWMARLDAVEEVDGHLLVHSDTTAYLDYGDSIEAVNDTVRETLTRNDADEVWDLFRKFTKRFSFRDEGGADHVRSLLDTYGGSRIVHGHSPIPYLLGEVGSEEDKEESGPVVEGPHVYADGLAIAMDGGVTMAGKLLVQQLPLDI, from the coding sequence ATGACTCAGGGGGCCGGTCAGGGACCCGAGGTGGAGCGCACGGCAGTGCTGCGCGACTTCCGGGTGCCCGCGTACGTCAACGAGACCGGTCCGTACGGCCACAGCACGCACCCCGGCGACGTCATTCCCGCCCACGAGGAGGCCTACCCGGAGGGGTACACCCCCACCGAGCAGGATCTGCCGGTCATCGACCACGGTGAAGGGTTCCAGCCCGTCGCCGACCCCGCCGAGCAGGCGGTGGACGGTCCCGGTCCGCTGTTCGTCGTCGGCGACGTCCACGGCTACCTCGACGAACTGATGGCCGCCCTCCACGAGAAGGGCCTGGTCGACGCCGCGGGCAACTGGTGCGCGGGCACCGCCCGGCTGTGGTTCCTCGGCGACTTCACCGACCGCGGGCCCGACGGCATCGGCGTCATCGACCTCGTGATGCGGCTCTCCGCGGAGGCCGCCGCGGCGGGCGGCTACTGCAAGGCCCTCATGGGCAACCACGAGCTGCTGCTGATCGGCGCCAAGCGGTTCGGCGACACCCCCGTCAACTCCGGCGCGGGCACCGCCACCTTCCAGGCCGCCTGGCTGCTCAACGGCGGGCAGAAGACCGACATGGACCGCCTCCAGGACCACCACCTGCAGTGGATGGCCCGGCTCGACGCCGTCGAGGAGGTCGACGGCCATCTGCTCGTGCACTCCGACACCACCGCCTATCTCGACTACGGCGACTCGATCGAGGCGGTCAACGACACCGTCCGCGAGACCCTCACGCGCAACGACGCGGACGAAGTGTGGGACCTGTTCCGCAAGTTCACCAAGCGCTTCTCCTTCCGCGACGAAGGCGGCGCCGACCACGTGCGCTCCCTGCTCGACACCTACGGCGGCAGCCGCATCGTGCACGGCCACAGCCCGATCCCCTATCTGCTGGGCGAAGTGGGCTCCGAGGAGGACAAGGAAGAATCCGGTCCGGTGGTCGAGGGACCGCACGTCTACGCCGACGGCCTGGCCATCGCGATGGACGGCGGAGTGACCATGGCCGGAAAACTGCTGGTCCAGCAACTGCCCCTGGATATCTGA
- the thiC gene encoding phosphomethylpyrimidine synthase ThiC: protein MTNKDARTPASDQLDAEAGKSIGWHKAYIEGSRPDLRVPVRQVHLTNGQSVTLYDTSGPYTDPLTETDVRRGLVPLRENWIIARGDTEEYAGRPVRPEDDGIKHTSPRGGLRNLDAVFPGRSRQPRRSRDGQAVTQLAYARRGEITPEMEYVAIRENVSPEVVREEIAAGRAVLPANVNHPEIEPMIIGKRFLVKVNANIGNSAVTSSIEEEVEKMTWATRWGADTVMDLSTGRNIHTTREWVLRNSPVPIGTVPLYQALEKVDGRAEELTWEIYKDTVIEQAEQGVDYMTVHAGVRLPYVPLTANRKTGIVSRGGSIMAAWCLAHHKESFLYENFEELCEILAAYDVTYSLGDGLRPGSIADANDEAQFAELRTLGELNRIAKRFNVQTMIEGPGHVPMHKIKENIDLQQEICDEAPFYTLGPLTTDVAPAYDHITSGIGAAMIAWWGTAMLCYVTPKEHLGLPNRDDVKTGVITYKIAAHAADLAKGHPGAQEWDDALSDARFEFRWEDQFNLALDPDTAREFHDETLPAEPAKTAHFCSMCGPKFCSMKISQDIRRRHGDSQEEIEEGMAQKSKEFAAAGNRVYLPITD, encoded by the coding sequence ATGACCAACAAGGACGCGCGCACGCCTGCCTCCGACCAGCTCGACGCGGAGGCCGGGAAGTCCATCGGCTGGCACAAGGCGTACATCGAGGGCTCACGCCCCGATCTGCGGGTGCCGGTCCGCCAGGTGCACCTCACCAACGGGCAGTCGGTCACGCTGTACGACACGTCGGGCCCGTACACCGATCCGCTCACCGAGACGGACGTCCGCCGGGGCCTCGTGCCACTGCGGGAGAACTGGATCATCGCCCGTGGGGACACCGAGGAGTACGCGGGCCGTCCCGTGCGCCCCGAGGACGACGGGATCAAGCACACCTCGCCCCGGGGCGGCCTGCGTAACCTCGACGCTGTCTTCCCGGGGCGGTCCCGCCAGCCGCGCCGTAGCCGTGACGGCCAGGCGGTCACCCAGCTCGCCTACGCACGCCGCGGCGAGATCACCCCCGAGATGGAGTACGTGGCCATCCGGGAGAACGTCTCTCCCGAGGTCGTTCGGGAGGAGATCGCGGCGGGCCGAGCGGTCCTCCCGGCGAACGTGAACCACCCGGAGATCGAGCCGATGATCATCGGCAAGCGGTTCCTGGTGAAGGTCAACGCCAACATCGGCAACTCCGCGGTGACCTCCTCCATCGAGGAGGAGGTCGAGAAGATGACCTGGGCGACCCGCTGGGGCGCCGACACGGTCATGGACCTGTCGACCGGCCGCAACATCCACACCACCCGTGAGTGGGTGCTGCGCAACTCCCCCGTCCCCATCGGCACGGTGCCGCTCTACCAGGCGCTGGAGAAGGTGGACGGCCGCGCCGAGGAACTGACCTGGGAGATCTACAAGGACACGGTCATCGAGCAGGCCGAGCAGGGCGTGGACTACATGACGGTCCACGCGGGCGTGCGCCTGCCGTACGTACCGCTGACGGCCAACCGCAAGACGGGCATCGTCTCGCGTGGTGGCTCGATCATGGCGGCCTGGTGCCTGGCGCACCACAAGGAGTCGTTCCTGTACGAGAACTTCGAGGAACTGTGCGAGATCCTCGCCGCCTACGACGTCACGTACTCGCTGGGAGACGGCCTCCGGCCCGGTTCGATCGCGGACGCCAACGACGAGGCGCAGTTCGCGGAGTTGCGCACGCTCGGGGAACTCAACCGGATCGCGAAGCGTTTCAACGTACAGACCATGATCGAGGGCCCGGGGCATGTCCCGATGCACAAGATCAAGGAGAACATCGACCTTCAGCAGGAGATCTGCGATGAAGCTCCGTTCTATACGCTCGGCCCGCTGACCACCGACGTCGCGCCGGCCTACGACCACATCACCTCCGGCATCGGCGCCGCGATGATCGCATGGTGGGGCACGGCGATGCTCTGCTACGTCACGCCCAAGGAGCACTTGGGCCTGCCCAACCGGGACGACGTCAAGACGGGGGTCATCACCTACAAGATCGCCGCCCACGCGGCCGACCTCGCCAAGGGACACCCGGGCGCCCAGGAGTGGGACGACGCCCTCTCCGACGCTCGGTTCGAATTCCGTTGGGAGGACCAGTTCAACCTGGCCCTCGACCCCGACACGGCCCGGGAGTTCCACGACGAGACCCTCCCGGCCGAACCGGCCAAGACGGCTCACTTCTGCTCCATGTGCGGGCCGAAGTTCTGCTCGATGAAGATCTCCCAGGACATCCGCCGACGCCACGGCGACAGTCAGGAGGAGATCGAGGAGGGCATGGCCCAGAAGTCGAAGGAGTTCGCGGCGGCGGGCAACCGGGTCTATCTGCCGATCACCGACTGA
- a CDS encoding YibE/F family protein, producing MTTTHQPPYPPPEPPRRPGSGNGPGPGTGHGPGSGSRDGFGDGRGFGDGRGFGGSGTDGVGGAGGNGGVGGWHEHEQGQRQGSGGGRGGGPGYGQGHGHDQGAGRAGQGSVGGPGGGGGHGGEGQGYGPGDGRGHGDGHGHGPGDGHGHGSGPGSGGGHGHSHGHGHGPAAPVSKHLRKVIAAILIPFGAAVLVGLFVLWPGGAPAHERTGVGFDRQTQQATVSKVVSVSCKSVNASGETPTGDTSTAEGSSAQQQANGTCKKATIRVDTGQDKGRTFTEIVQPDQTRQLHEGQKVVVAYEPSAPRDLQYSVADVNRRFPMGLLAGIFALAVVVVGRLRGVMALVALAISFMVLNFFILPAILQGSNPLVVAVIGSSAIMLIALYMCHGLSARTSVAVLGTLISLLLIGVLGSAFIDWAALTGNTDDNTGLIHGLYPTIDMSGLLLAGVIIGSLGVLDDVTVTQTSAVWELHEANPTMGWRGLYRAGIRIGRDHIASVVNTLVLAYAGAALPLLLLFSIAQSSVGTVANSELVAEEIVRTLVGSIGLVASVPVTTALAALVVSADRPGVETAGASVPAPATSVSAGTADSRPAAGRGGKGRRRRR from the coding sequence GTGACCACGACGCATCAGCCCCCGTACCCGCCCCCCGAGCCCCCGCGCCGACCGGGCTCCGGAAACGGCCCTGGGCCCGGTACAGGACACGGCCCTGGCAGCGGCTCCCGTGACGGCTTCGGAGACGGCCGGGGCTTCGGAGACGGCCGGGGCTTCGGCGGGAGCGGGACCGATGGAGTCGGCGGAGCCGGTGGAAACGGCGGGGTCGGCGGCTGGCACGAGCATGAGCAGGGGCAGCGGCAGGGGTCCGGTGGCGGACGTGGTGGTGGTCCCGGGTACGGCCAGGGTCACGGCCACGATCAGGGCGCGGGTCGTGCCGGCCAGGGCAGCGTCGGCGGTCCGGGGGGCGGCGGGGGTCACGGTGGTGAGGGGCAGGGCTATGGCCCCGGCGACGGGCGTGGGCACGGCGACGGACATGGGCACGGTCCCGGGGACGGCCACGGGCATGGGAGCGGGCCCGGTTCCGGCGGTGGGCACGGCCACTCGCACGGCCATGGTCACGGGCCGGCGGCTCCCGTCTCCAAACACCTGCGCAAGGTCATCGCAGCCATCCTGATCCCGTTCGGGGCGGCCGTCCTGGTGGGGCTCTTCGTGCTCTGGCCCGGCGGAGCCCCGGCGCACGAGCGCACCGGCGTCGGCTTCGACCGGCAGACCCAGCAGGCCACGGTCAGCAAGGTCGTGAGCGTCAGCTGCAAGTCGGTGAACGCCTCGGGGGAGACCCCGACCGGGGACACCTCCACGGCCGAGGGCTCGTCCGCCCAGCAGCAGGCGAACGGCACCTGCAAGAAGGCGACGATCCGGGTCGACACCGGCCAGGACAAGGGCCGCACCTTCACCGAGATCGTCCAGCCGGACCAGACACGGCAGTTGCACGAGGGCCAGAAGGTCGTGGTCGCCTACGAGCCCTCGGCGCCCAGGGATCTGCAGTACTCGGTCGCCGACGTGAACCGCAGGTTCCCAATGGGTCTGCTCGCCGGCATCTTCGCGCTCGCCGTGGTGGTCGTCGGGCGGCTGCGCGGAGTCATGGCGCTGGTCGCATTGGCCATCAGCTTCATGGTGCTGAACTTCTTCATCCTGCCCGCGATTCTCCAGGGCTCGAACCCGCTGGTCGTGGCGGTGATCGGGTCGAGCGCCATCATGCTGATCGCCCTTTACATGTGTCACGGTCTGTCCGCCCGCACCTCAGTGGCGGTGCTGGGCACGTTGATCTCCCTGTTGCTGATCGGCGTCCTCGGCTCGGCGTTCATCGACTGGGCCGCGCTGACCGGCAACACGGACGACAACACCGGGCTCATCCACGGGCTCTATCCGACGATCGACATGAGCGGTCTGCTGCTCGCCGGCGTCATCATCGGCTCGCTCGGTGTCCTCGACGACGTGACGGTCACGCAGACCTCGGCGGTCTGGGAGCTGCACGAGGCCAACCCGACGATGGGCTGGCGCGGGCTGTACCGCGCGGGTATCCGGATCGGCCGCGACCACATCGCATCCGTCGTCAACACGCTCGTCCTCGCCTACGCCGGTGCCGCGCTGCCGCTGCTGCTGCTCTTCTCCATCGCGCAGTCCAGCGTGGGGACCGTCGCCAACAGCGAGTTGGTCGCGGAGGAGATCGTGCGCACGCTGGTCGGCTCGATCGGCCTTGTCGCCTCGGTGCCGGTCACCACGGCCCTCGCGGCCCTCGTGGTCTCGGCCGACCGACCGGGCGTAGAGACGGCGGGGGCGTCGGTGCCGGCCCCGGCGACCAGCGTGAGCGCGGGCACGGCCGACAGCCGTCCGGCGGCCGGGCGTGGTGGCAAGGGGCGGCGGCGCAGGCGCTGA
- a CDS encoding SsgA family sporulation/cell division regulator: protein MRETVQAEVMMSFLVSEELSFRIPVELRYEACDPYAVRLTFHLPGDAPVTWAFGRELLIDGVGRPCGEGDVRVAPAGSDLLGDVLIRLQVGGDQALFRSSTAPIIAFLDRTDKLVPLGQEAALADFDTHLDEALDRILAEEQSAG from the coding sequence ATGCGCGAGACCGTACAAGCAGAGGTCATGATGAGCTTTCTCGTCTCCGAGGAGCTCTCCTTCCGCATTCCCGTGGAGCTGCGCTATGAGGCCTGCGATCCTTACGCGGTCAGGCTCACCTTTCACCTCCCGGGCGATGCCCCGGTGACCTGGGCTTTCGGCCGCGAGCTGCTGATCGACGGGGTGGGCAGGCCCTGCGGGGAGGGCGATGTGCGGGTCGCGCCCGCCGGTTCCGACCTGCTGGGCGACGTCCTGATCAGGCTTCAGGTGGGCGGTGACCAGGCCCTGTTCCGCTCGTCGACGGCGCCGATCATCGCGTTCCTCGACCGCACCGACAAGCTGGTTCCGCTGGGCCAGGAGGCGGCACTGGCCGATTTCGACACCCATCTCGACGAGGCGCTGGACCGGATCCTGGCGGAGGAACAGAGCGCGGGCTGA
- a CDS encoding IclR family transcriptional regulator C-terminal domain-containing protein has product MIGSVQRAMRLLESVAQHEYGAPAKQLARETGLALPTAYHLLRTLVHEGYLHRDKGLFFLGEAAERLSSSGAEQKRRSTVVEALAHWRDLIGVPVYYAQYRDGEIEVLCVSESPGNPAVEEWADFRETGHAHAIGQCLLSQLDDEARRDHLDRYPVQSLTPYTVRDGHSLLRRLERTARMGPVIERQEYALGAVCAAIPITVGNAAATMAISLPAHQAGRLLAATQQLQEEIGRLMGSLAISISI; this is encoded by the coding sequence CTGATCGGGTCTGTGCAGCGCGCGATGCGCCTGCTCGAATCCGTCGCACAGCACGAGTACGGAGCCCCCGCCAAACAACTCGCCCGCGAGACCGGGCTGGCCCTCCCCACGGCGTACCACCTGCTGCGCACCCTCGTGCACGAGGGCTATCTGCACCGCGACAAGGGCCTGTTCTTCCTCGGGGAGGCGGCTGAGCGGCTGAGCAGCAGCGGAGCCGAGCAGAAACGTCGCAGCACCGTCGTCGAGGCGCTGGCGCACTGGCGCGACCTGATCGGCGTCCCGGTGTACTACGCGCAGTACCGCGACGGCGAGATCGAGGTCCTCTGTGTCTCCGAGAGTCCGGGAAACCCGGCGGTCGAGGAGTGGGCCGACTTCCGCGAGACCGGGCACGCACACGCCATCGGGCAGTGTCTGCTGTCCCAGCTCGACGACGAGGCCCGGCGCGACCACCTCGACCGGTATCCCGTGCAGTCCCTCACGCCGTACACCGTGCGCGACGGCCACAGTCTGCTCCGGCGTCTCGAACGGACGGCACGGATGGGACCGGTGATCGAGCGTCAGGAGTACGCCCTGGGGGCCGTGTGCGCGGCGATTCCGATCACCGTGGGTAACGCTGCGGCGACGATGGCCATCTCTCTGCCCGCCCATCAGGCGGGCCGGTTGTTGGCCGCCACCCAGCAATTGCAAGAAGAAATCGGTCGCTTGATGGGCTCGCTGGCGATCTCTATCAGTATCTGA
- a CDS encoding DUF5326 family protein, whose protein sequence is MGEIFAGLPWWVKWIAVPVIALVVFGGLIATVVGFVIGLLFKLLVFVALVGGLVYVVRKFMSSSSSRSDW, encoded by the coding sequence ATGGGAGAGATCTTCGCGGGGCTGCCGTGGTGGGTGAAGTGGATCGCGGTGCCGGTCATCGCCCTGGTCGTGTTCGGCGGGCTGATAGCCACGGTCGTCGGCTTCGTCATCGGCCTGCTCTTCAAGCTGCTGGTCTTCGTGGCCCTGGTCGGCGGACTCGTCTACGTCGTACGGAAGTTCATGTCGAGCTCCTCGTCGCGCAGCGACTGGTGA
- a CDS encoding cupin domain-containing protein, with protein MKAFRLDELEAERAANDGAYLQFLRERNMSVGLYALDAGAQDPQQPHRQDEVYFVVSGRAAITVGMETTQVARGSVVYVPAGVAHKFHHITEDLRVMVVFSPPES; from the coding sequence ATGAAGGCATTCCGGTTGGATGAACTGGAGGCGGAGCGGGCCGCCAACGACGGCGCCTACCTCCAGTTCCTGCGGGAGCGGAACATGTCGGTCGGCCTGTACGCACTCGACGCCGGGGCGCAGGACCCGCAGCAACCGCACCGTCAGGACGAGGTCTACTTCGTGGTCAGCGGGCGCGCGGCGATCACCGTGGGCATGGAGACCACCCAGGTGGCGCGGGGCAGCGTGGTGTACGTGCCGGCCGGTGTCGCCCACAAGTTCCACCACATCACCGAGGACCTCAGGGTCATGGTGGTGTTCTCTCCCCCCGAGAGCTGA
- a CDS encoding phage holin family protein gives MKNFLVKTIANAGALAVAVWLLDKITLTGDSTGKKVWTLILVALVFGLVNWLVKPVVKVLTFPLFILTLGLFTLVVNALMLLLTSWLSDVLNLSFHVEGFWTAVLGGLIISIVSWALHVVLPDED, from the coding sequence ATGAAGAATTTCCTAGTCAAGACGATCGCCAACGCGGGTGCTCTGGCGGTCGCCGTCTGGCTGCTCGACAAGATCACCCTGACCGGTGACAGCACCGGCAAGAAGGTCTGGACGCTGATCCTCGTCGCCCTGGTCTTCGGTCTGGTGAACTGGCTGGTCAAGCCGGTCGTGAAGGTCCTGACCTTCCCTCTGTTCATCCTGACGCTCGGCCTGTTCACGCTGGTCGTCAACGCACTGATGCTGCTGCTGACCTCGTGGCTCTCCGACGTGCTCAACCTGAGCTTCCATGTCGAGGGCTTCTGGACCGCCGTCCTGGGCGGCCTGATCATCTCGATCGTGTCCTGGGCCCTGCACGTCGTCCTGCCCGACGAGGACTGA
- a CDS encoding low molecular weight protein-tyrosine-phosphatase, translating into MTYRVCFVCTGNICRSPIAESVFRARIAEAGLNGLVEVDSAGTDGWHEGDGADPRTVSVLEEHGYDGTHTARQFQRSWFSRLDLVVALDAGHLKTLRRLAPTPEDAGKVRLLRSYDPAAGADLDVPDPYYGGLDGFEECLEMVEAASEGLLAAVREQTEGRVA; encoded by the coding sequence ATGACCTACCGCGTCTGTTTCGTCTGCACGGGCAACATCTGCCGTTCCCCGATCGCCGAGTCGGTCTTCCGCGCGCGCATCGCGGAAGCCGGCCTGAACGGCCTGGTCGAGGTCGACAGTGCCGGTACGGACGGCTGGCACGAGGGCGACGGCGCGGATCCGCGCACGGTGTCCGTCCTCGAGGAGCACGGCTACGACGGCACCCACACGGCCCGGCAGTTCCAGCGCTCCTGGTTCTCCCGCCTCGATCTCGTCGTCGCCCTCGACGCCGGCCATCTGAAGACACTGCGGCGTCTCGCGCCCACCCCGGAGGACGCCGGGAAGGTACGGCTGCTGCGTTCGTACGATCCCGCCGCGGGCGCCGACCTCGACGTCCCGGACCCGTACTACGGGGGCCTCGACGGCTTCGAGGAGTGTCTTGAGATGGTGGAGGCGGCGAGCGAGGGTCTGCTCGCCGCGGTGCGCGAACAGACGGAAGGACGGGTGGCATGA
- a CDS encoding cystathionine gamma-lyase, giving the protein MSERAADQGEGTRAVRAGLPEAVKNEPTLPGPTFAAHFHLPGEVDGPYTYGRDTNPSWSLLERAIGELEAPGRDGVETLVFASGMAAISAVLFSQLRAGDTVVLPSDGYQVLPLIRAQLEAYGIEVRTAPTGGDAQLDVLDGARLLWIESPSNPGLDVCDIRRLVEAAHARGALVAVDNTLATPLGQRPLELGADFSVASGTKQLTGHGDVLLGYVTGREGEAMDAVRRWRKIVGAIAGPMEAWLAHRSIATLQMRVDRQNATALVLARALRERPEVTGLRYPGLPEDPSHKIASQQMRRYGCVVSFTLPTHTRADRFLDALRLVDDATSFGGVRSTAERRRRWGGDDVPEGFIRFSVGAEDPEDLVADVLRALDESAG; this is encoded by the coding sequence ATGAGCGAGAGGGCTGCGGACCAGGGGGAGGGCACGCGCGCGGTGCGGGCCGGACTGCCCGAGGCGGTCAAGAACGAACCGACCCTGCCCGGACCGACCTTCGCCGCCCACTTCCATCTGCCGGGGGAGGTCGACGGCCCGTACACCTACGGCCGCGACACCAACCCGAGCTGGAGCCTGCTGGAGCGGGCCATCGGTGAGCTGGAGGCGCCGGGGCGGGACGGCGTGGAGACCCTGGTCTTCGCCTCGGGCATGGCCGCCATCTCCGCCGTGCTCTTCTCGCAGCTGCGTGCCGGGGACACGGTCGTCCTGCCCAGCGACGGCTACCAGGTGCTGCCGCTGATCCGCGCCCAGCTGGAGGCGTACGGCATCGAGGTGCGCACCGCGCCGACCGGCGGTGACGCCCAGCTCGACGTCCTCGACGGGGCGCGGCTGCTGTGGATCGAGAGCCCGTCCAACCCCGGTCTCGACGTGTGCGACATCCGGCGGCTCGTCGAGGCGGCACACGCGCGCGGTGCGCTCGTCGCCGTCGACAACACGCTCGCCACACCGCTCGGACAGCGCCCGCTGGAGCTCGGCGCGGACTTCTCCGTGGCCAGCGGCACCAAGCAGCTGACGGGGCACGGAGACGTCCTCCTCGGATACGTCACCGGTCGCGAGGGCGAGGCCATGGACGCCGTACGCCGCTGGCGGAAGATCGTCGGGGCGATCGCCGGGCCCATGGAGGCCTGGCTCGCCCATCGCTCGATCGCCACGCTCCAGATGCGGGTCGACCGGCAGAACGCGACCGCTCTCGTGCTCGCCCGGGCCCTGCGGGAGCGGCCCGAGGTGACCGGGCTGCGCTACCCGGGGCTGCCCGAGGACCCCTCGCACAAGATCGCCTCGCAGCAGATGCGCCGCTATGGATGCGTGGTGTCCTTCACGCTGCCCACGCACACGCGTGCCGACCGTTTCCTCGACGCCCTGCGGCTCGTGGACGACGCGACGAGCTTCGGCGGGGTGCGCTCCACGGCCGAGCGGCGTCGGCGCTGGGGCGGGGACGACGTGCCGGAGGGCTTCATCCGTTTCTCCGTCGGCGCCGAGGATCCCGAGGACCTCGTGGCGGATGTACTGCGTGCCCTGGACGAGTCGGCCGGCTGA
- a CDS encoding LysR family transcriptional regulator yields MDLALLRTFVTVHRAGSFTRAAALLGLSQPAVTSQIRTLERQLGRPLFLRQARGVTPTSIGDELAHKAAPHLDALVEITETGLDDESSLRTLHLAGPPEFTAERALPALTELTGEDGQGFALRVSFGNAEETLEGLAAGHHDLAISTARPRGALLTASTLCDEEHVLIAAPGWAGRLGAGDETRTLPAVKRAPVFEDVPVIEVHESLPFVSRYWASVFDSRPAAPGTVVVPDLRAVLACAVAGAGLAVLPRYLCADALGRGDVVALHEPAVPPLRTYFLVVRTGTLAMPHIARAHEWLLRAAADWC; encoded by the coding sequence ATGGATCTGGCCTTGCTGCGCACCTTCGTGACGGTGCACCGGGCCGGTTCCTTCACCCGCGCCGCCGCCCTGCTCGGATTGTCGCAGCCGGCCGTCACCTCGCAGATCCGCACCCTGGAACGGCAGTTGGGCCGCCCCCTGTTCTTACGGCAGGCCCGCGGCGTGACTCCTACGAGCATCGGCGACGAACTCGCCCACAAGGCCGCACCACATCTCGACGCCTTGGTGGAGATCACCGAGACCGGCCTCGACGACGAGTCGTCGCTGCGCACGCTGCATCTCGCGGGGCCTCCCGAGTTCACGGCCGAGCGGGCGCTTCCCGCTCTCACCGAACTGACCGGCGAGGACGGCCAGGGCTTCGCCCTGCGCGTCTCCTTCGGGAACGCCGAGGAGACCCTGGAGGGGCTGGCCGCCGGACATCACGATCTGGCCATCAGCACGGCCCGTCCGCGGGGTGCGCTGCTCACCGCGAGCACGCTCTGCGACGAGGAACACGTCCTGATCGCCGCCCCGGGCTGGGCCGGACGGCTCGGGGCGGGAGACGAGACCAGGACCCTTCCCGCCGTCAAGCGAGCGCCCGTGTTCGAAGACGTCCCCGTGATCGAGGTGCACGAATCGCTGCCCTTCGTCTCCCGCTACTGGGCCTCCGTCTTCGATTCCCGCCCGGCCGCACCGGGCACCGTCGTCGTCCCCGACCTGCGTGCCGTCCTTGCCTGCGCGGTCGCGGGCGCCGGGCTCGCGGTACTGCCGCGCTATCTGTGTGCGGACGCCCTGGGGCGGGGGGACGTCGTCGCGCTGCACGAGCCCGCCGTGCCGCCCCTGCGCACCTACTTCCTGGTGGTGCGCACCGGGACACTGGCCATGCCGCATATCGCGCGGGCGCACGAATGGCTGCTGCGGGCGGCTGCCGACTGGTGCTGA
- a CDS encoding NUDIX hydrolase, with translation MTVRPVVKRTARAVLLDGDDLILIKRTKPGMDPYWLTPGGGVEPTDTTVVDALHREVYEELGAKITDVVPCFVDTVEHIGDDGGATGVKVQHFFVCHLESMDTSLRHGPEVDEPVGEYEIVRVPFTRVGIASVHLVPLSLRHYLDGNIEGVRAMHAPDLG, from the coding sequence ATGACCGTCCGACCCGTGGTCAAGCGCACCGCCCGTGCCGTCCTGCTCGACGGCGATGATCTGATCCTGATCAAGCGCACCAAACCCGGCATGGATCCTTACTGGCTGACTCCCGGCGGTGGAGTCGAGCCGACGGACACGACCGTCGTCGACGCCCTGCACCGCGAGGTGTACGAGGAGCTCGGCGCGAAGATCACCGACGTGGTCCCCTGCTTCGTGGACACTGTCGAGCACATCGGCGACGATGGCGGGGCGACCGGAGTCAAGGTGCAGCACTTCTTCGTCTGCCACCTGGAGTCGATGGACACGTCCTTGCGGCACGGACCCGAAGTGGACGAGCCGGTCGGGGAGTACGAGATCGTCCGGGTGCCGTTCACCCGCGTCGGGATCGCCTCCGTCCACCTGGTTCCGCTGTCCCTGCGCCACTATCTGGACGGCAACATCGAGGGCGTACGGGCCATGCACGCACCGGACCTGGGCTGA